GCAAGTTCAAATTGACTGGATTAAAGCGAAATTGGATAAATCTGAAAGAAGTGGATTTACTGACAATACTAAAGAACAAATTCTGAAACAATCAAAGTCTTTGCTTAATGGCTAAATATAGATTAAGTAATGAAGCTAAAGAAGATTTGATACGAATTCATCATTATGGAGTTGAAAAGTCCGGAATTTCGCAAGCCGACAAATATTTTGAATTGTTTTTTGAATATTTTGATCTGATTGCCCAAATACCATTTTCATTTGAATCAGTAGATTATATAAAAAAAGGATATAGACGTTGTGTTTGCGGTTCTGATAGTATTTATTTTAGATTAAACAATGATATAGTTGAAATAATGGCAATTATCGGAAGACAGGATGTTAATAATATCATTTGATTTTCTGAGTAAAACCTCCCCTTCTTCACAAATTTATACGTTTTAATTGCATTTTCAGTTCGCATACGGCTCTTTTAATAAGCATGATCCTGGCCGACTTCCGGAAGTATAAGGTTTCCTTTTCCCGCTCCGTTTCTTTCTCCCCACAGCTAATAGGTCAAATTTAGTACTTCAACCTGAACAATAGGTACTTGCGCTCTTTA
This genomic window from Bacteroidota bacterium contains:
- a CDS encoding type II toxin-antitoxin system RelE/ParE family toxin, encoding MAKYRLSNEAKEDLIRIHHYGVEKSGISQADKYFELFFEYFDLIAQIPFSFESVDYIKKGYRRCVCGSDSIYFRLNNDIVEIMAIIGRQDVNNII